CTTAGCGCAAAATCTGTCTCTTACATCAAGTATCCCAAAGCGTGCCAGCAAGGTaggaatattgtgttttttacctttattttttaatattatttttttatattttacaaaacgAAACTTGTGGATTTGTTGGCGTCTATACTACTGATGTCCAACTGTGATCGTATACAagtcccaattggtgcttttgctcccagcatgttatggttgatgtccctgcttgaatgcaggtgactcaattgagtgtatctttaaataattacaagtcaaggtttccacggGGACCGGTACCAAAGCCATTTATAGGTAACACAATTGGCGAGTCCCCACATAGAATCTGcacgatgggctattaaagggttaataatttaaGAGTCTCCGGGTCGGCTCCTTTTAGAAAGGTCTCGGGTTCGGTAATAGAGGAATTTTGGTTGAAGAAAGTCCGGAATAAGGCAAAAACCCCAACGTTGAATCGATTTGCAATTGTGCCCGAAAAAATAGGGGCCAATTCCCGACCCCTCGAAGCCAACGCATCGCGTCCTtattaacccattatatccctgcGCTTGATGATTACTGCAACCCATTACGTAATGAAAGAAATAAGGTTAGGGGAGACGGCATTACCGCCGGCCATTTTACTTTAATAACTTTATTGTTCGTCCAGAAGTGAACACTAATGTTGTCGCGGAtgaacttcctgtttcacaCGCGTACTTACCTTTGACCCACAGGAATCACTTTCACCAAGGACGGCCGGCACATGGCTTTGGCAGAGAGACGCGACTGCACAGATTACGTCAGCATATTTGTGTGTAATGACTGGCGCCTACTAAGGGTGAGAAATACCTCTGTGCTCGCGTTATGCCTCCGTCTGTTCATTTAATACCTAGATATCTTAGGACTTTGTTTGGAGATCCAGGGGACTTTCCTGGGCTGGTCCTTGGCAGTAAACAAGGCAGTCTAAACATAGCCCCCTATAATCTCCATTATCTCGAACGAGGCATTCTGCATAGTAGTTGTATAATTAGGCGGTACGTGCTATACAGAGGTCTTAGCGCATGCCTTTGCATACAGGCAGCGCTTTAATTAGCAGAGCTGAGGGGCGGCTAAAGGTCCGCTAATATTTGATCATGTAACTAGATTAGTGCAGAATCACCCCGTTTCATGAAATTGAGCGTGCTAGCCCCTCTTGAATCTCGCCGCTGAGGTTTAGAATGGCTTTGTGTGTCTTTTCATCTcaaaaagagacctctgaggagGTCCTAGATGCTTATGTGACTTTAGATCTGTATGCAGTaggtccattaaaataacatgaaatggatcagaaatccagcgcagacagggttaatgttgtaaatgactattgtaattGGAAAcagctgttttttaatggaatctcttcataggtgtcCAGaggccctttctcactcccatcactcctgtgtttggaaatctccttgttttttaaagaaaagcaaattttggccatgatcactcccatcactcctgtgttccaatggccctttatcactccaatcactcctgtgttccaatggccctttatcactcccatcactcctgtggcacattgtgtttgctggtccaagtttaagtttaaaaggctaattgatggtagaggctaatgtagtgaatttaaacatgcatgagatttATTATATCGCTCCCGAATCCaagaaaacaggcagactagactgCCGACTAATTCTGTTtctgttttctgctttttttttttttttattttatttatttatttatttattttttttagcactttGAAACAGAGACTCAAGACCTCACCGGAATCGAATGGGCTCCCAATGGATGCGTCCTGGCCGTGTGGGACACGTGTCTGGAGGTATGGAGCGAAAACATTACAATATCCCAGCGTATTAGAATGTAtgctggaatatatatatacatttttgccaGTATATGGTATTGTAAAGCATTAAGCCGGGATTGTAAATGTTGCAGTACAAGATGTTGCTCTATTCGTTGGACGGGCGATTGCTCTCCAGTTACCGTGCGTACGAGTGGTCGCTTGGGATTAAATCGGTCGCGTGGAGCCCCAGCAGCCAATTCCTTGCCGTCGGGAGCTTTGATGAGAAGGTAGGTATATGTTCGCAATGGATTTTAGCTGCGAGGAAAGGTAAAGCAGTGTAACAGCCTAacacaaaccttttttttattaccaggTTCGAATTCTCAACCATGTTACATGGAAGCCAAtcaaagaactttcacacccgGCTACAGTCAATCACCCAAAGGCGGTACGTGTCGAGTCACCAAAATGCTTCGTGACATAATTGGATTAAATGCAGCGTGCGTGGGATATGGGAGGAGAATGCGGTCAGGAAGAGTGCATTCTCCGTCCAGCTTGTCTCTCGTTGGTTGTGAATAGTGTTAAATTTAGAATAACTTCTGGCTGAAACTGACCTTTCAGCTTTTCAATATTGTGGCAATGTCCCCTCATTTGGGCGCTTAGCATATTTCCCCTTGAAGAATGAACCTTGACCGACACAACCATTCAAAATGTAAGGAGGCCTCGACTAAGAAACTATACTGAAAAGAACTTTTGGATCCCCATAAGCCACTTCTCCGTTAAACGACTTAAAGGTTGCGCGTACCGTCAAGTTTAAACTGTAACATAGGCCAAGCTAGCTATTTAAAACACCGGATAATTGTCTGGCCCAGTTTTCGTACAGATAGAACTACAGATCTCGCTTTAGATCAGTAGCCTGACAGGCAGATGAAtggatttttctgtttcaggtTGTGTATAAGGAGCTGGAGAGGTGCCCTGGCGTAGCAACGGATGAACTTATGTTTCCTCTTCCAAAAGGGAAACCCAGCAGCTTGTTTAGTGTCCGCAGCAAATGTAAGGGCGCCATGCGATATGAAATAATATAGCTATGTAGAGCCTAATGTTTGTAGCCGAACTGTGCTTTTACCTCCCTGAAGTAACTATTATGAAGTTACCCCTGGTTAATTAATCCACAAGAAGGACTGAGCTGGACCTATGTAATGCGGTGAGGCGATGTTCAGGAAATGTCActgaattaaatacattttacacaggGCCATCCAGGATATTCTTGTTGCCGACGCTCCCCTACATTGTTACTTTATAATGTAAAGCGAAGTCAGTGAGAAGGAAGCGGAACACTCCTGCTAACTCTCccgttagtgaataaacccctgcAGGGAGAACTTAAGTAAACTTCACTCTTCTAGTATATGAGGGTAACAGACCTATCGATAGCATAAACCTCCTGGATAGTGATACGCTTTCCCCATCATAGCGCATGTTCAAGGAGCCGCAAGGAACTGCAGCCGTGAAAGGTCATGTCATGTTGGAGGAACGAAGCTCGTGTGAGTACGAGGACCTTGTCTGATCAGCATTCTGTTTCTTACCAGACGAGATAGCGGACGTTCCTGTAACGTTACGGGTCATCAAACCGGACACGGATCGAGCGAATCCGGAGCTTGGTGTTGGGATGCTGGCGTTCAGTCCTGATAATCGTTACTTGGCATCTAGAAATGGTAATTATTGTCCACTGGAGATGTATTGTACGTGTTACTTATTAACGTGAAGCGGGATGGCCCTCTGCCCACGGTTACTGATATTTGATCTTTCTCTCCGTGCTCGCAGATAACATGCCATGTTCTGTGTGGATATGGGACGTACAGAAAATGAGATTATTCGCAGTTTTGGAACAGACTTTACCGGTTCGTTCTTTTCTCTGGGACCCCATTCAGCCCAGACTTGCCGTCTGCACCGGAAATAGCAAAGTGTACCTGTGGTCTCCAGCCGGTAGCGTGTCTGTACCGGTGCCCACGGAAGGTAAACGCTACGAGTTAAACACAAAGGGAGCGGATAGCAAGGGGATAGCCTATTtgagcaaaatgagataaaaccattatattatttttgtcagTGCTGCcaaattactgtatacggccctggattttatgctcaaggaggaAATATTTTTGGGGGACTTCCACCTTTAAACCCTCCGGTTGCTGCAGCATTTAGAttggaaaaaaatgcttatttcctggatatgttttttttttttttttttttgtatgtttcatTATAAGGAAACTAAGCTTGATATTTTCCTTTGCATTTTTCGTAGGAACTTTTAATGTCCTTTCAATGTCTTGGCATCCAATGGGAGAAGATACTTTGCTCCTCATGAGTAAAGACCATCTGTGTTTGTGTTACTTGGAGACTGAAGATGACGATGATGAGAAGTAACCGGAATGAAGTGCTAGAATAGCACAGAGGGGtctaagccccccccccaggtgaAATTTTTATTGGACTATGCTGCTAAACTCTCATTGTACAAAAGTGATCTGCTcagagatgtatttttttcattattccatgttattaaaatgtaaatatagatatttttgtaGATTTGTGAATAAATACTGTTAAATAGAGTCCTGTCTGCCTGGTTTCTGGGAAATGTAAAGCTCACGCATCAGggaaaaaataccgtattggctcgaatataggccgcacttttttcccccactttaagtttttaaagtgggggtgcggcctatattcggggtctagcgcccatgcagtcccgggcgccgggcaggcagcggggttaagatacagatcccccgcagcggtgcaggggacctgcatccttctccccgatacgctcagacagcctcccctgccagcacttcccacggggggggggggtgccggcacgggaggttatctaagcgttttacctctgcccacccccgacttaccggagcagactcccgggtgtcttgcgggaccGGCGGGaaacatctacgcaatacgcgcatgcaacttccggtaccggaagttgcatacgcgtattgcgtagatgtccctcgccggccccgcaagacacccgggagtctgctccggtaagtcaaggaggggggggcagaggaggacagcggcagcgtatcgcggggagggaagacagcggcagcgtatcgcggggagggaagacagcggcagcgtatcgcggggagggaagacagcggcagcgtatcgcggggagggaagacagcggcagcgtatcgcggggagggaagacagcggcagcgtatcgcggggagggaagacagcggcagcgtatcgcggggagggaggacatcggcagcgtatcgcggggagggaggacatcggcagcgtatcgcggggagggaggacatcggcagcgtatcgcggggagggaggacagcggcagcgtatcgcggggagggaggacagcggcagcgtatcgcggggagggaggacagcggcagtatatcacggggagggaggacagcggcagcgtatctcggggagggaggacagtggcagcatatctcggggtggggggacagagtggcagcatgttttttttggtgcttttttaaagaaaaaaaattttctttaaaaaagcaccaaacttttagggtgcggcctatatacgggggcggcctatatccgagccaatacggtaagtaaaattatatgaatattCCGGTACATAGTAATacttttttacaaaatacaaaatttttGGTGTTGCTTTCTGGAATATCAGCATCCTGATActcaatatacaaaaatatatacataagatAGGTATGTGTTCTGCCATATCTTACCCGCACGGGTATACTTTCAGAATGGATTTGTTGTCCAGCTGGGTTTGATTGAATTAATGATTTATAGGTACATGAATATCTCCCATTGGTAGCGTCCGATGGCGGAAGATCAATAATGATATAATTGTGCTGACTTTTAATTCATATTACAAATATGAAA
This window of the Spea bombifrons isolate aSpeBom1 chromosome 12, aSpeBom1.2.pri, whole genome shotgun sequence genome carries:
- the WRAP73 gene encoding WD repeat-containing protein WRAP73, which encodes MNFSEVFKLSNQLCSFSPDGKYLASCVQYRLVIRDVNTLQILHLYTCLDQIQHVEWSADSMFILCAMYKRGIVQVWSLEQSEWHCKIDEGSAGLVSSCWSPDGRHILNTTEFHLRITLWSLSAKSVSYIKYPKACQQGITFTKDGRHMALAERRDCTDYVSIFVCNDWRLLRHFETETQDLTGIEWAPNGCVLAVWDTCLEYKMLLYSLDGRLLSSYRAYEWSLGIKSVAWSPSSQFLAVGSFDEKVRILNHVTWKPIKELSHPATVNHPKAVVYKELERCPGVATDELMFPLPKGKPSSLFSVRSKYEIADVPVTLRVIKPDTDRANPELGVGMLAFSPDNRYLASRNDNMPCSVWIWDVQKMRLFAVLEQTLPVRSFLWDPIQPRLAVCTGNSKVYLWSPAGSVSVPVPTEGTFNVLSMSWHPMGEDTLLLMSKDHLCLCYLETEDDDDEK